The genomic segment GAATCCAGTTTACAATCGAAACGGAAATCAGGTGACAGCTTCCCTTGCAGTGAAATATCTGGATAACCAGACCATGACAACACAGGTATCGCAGTTTGACCTTGTGCTGGAAAAGAACGGGGAAAACTGGAAGATTGTGAAATAGTTATAGAAAAACGTGCATTTCTCATTTGAGATTTGCACGTTTCTCTTATAAAGTATCTCTTTTTAAAATTTATCATTAAATTTTATATCTAATTTTGGATTATTCGCATAACCACTATACTTTCAAGCATTTTGGAGTATAGAAAACCATTCATTTTACCACTAATTTACCACGATTGAATGAGCCTTGATATGACTATAAAATAACACCCAAAAGACATCATTACACCTAAATGGTGTCTTTTTAAAAAGCAGTCAATCCTAAGACTAACTGCTTTGTGTGTATGGATATGGAATTGCTTCTAATCTTGAATAGGTATCCAAATTTCAATAACTGAATTATCTCTATTCCAATGGAAACGGTAATCATATTTTTCAAAGTGCAGGATAATATTTTTTATAGGGGTATATGGTGTATTAGGAATAATTTCCTGATAAATTTTTCTATAAGTTTCATATATTTTCCCCATAGCACCAATATGCTCCACGACCAAATATTTATATGACGGTATTTCTTTATACAGAAAGTTGTCTGGAAGAATAGTTCTCTTTGGTATAGAACAGAAATAATAAAGTTTTCCATTTCTTCGTTCCATAAAAGCATATTTTACCCAATTTCCCGATTGTGAAAGATATGATTTCTTCAAACTACTGTTAAATTTTCTCCAAAACTGTGTACTAATCTGAATATTCTTTTTTTGATAATTAGTCAGTTCTACTTCCTGCCCAATAACTGCAAATGCATTTAATTCCTTTATAGAAAAATTCATCATTTTACTTTGTGAGCAGTGATAACGGTATAACTGTACGCATTTACCGTTATAATACAATTATCAATCGTTATATACCAGTTTTTCCCTTTTCTTATGATTTTCGCATTAGAAAGACTGATTTTTTCTTTACACCATTCAATCACGTTTTCTACATTCAAAGATAAGTTCTTTTTAATTCGAATAACGCCAAGTTCAGTTGTCTGAAGTCTATCCAAGTTTTCCAATAATTCATTTGCCATATTTTGAAACCTCATTTTTCAACAGATTTATTTGTATATTTCATATCCCAATTATATCATTCTCATATCAGCACTACAATAAAATTTTATGCTTCAATAATCTTGTTAAAAAGTTCTAAGAGTATATCATTTCATTACTCCAATCTATAATTTTGGTAAGAAAAAAGCAGTCAATCCTAAGACTAACTGCTTTGTATGTATGGATATGAAATTGTCAAGTTAGGAACTGTTTATTTTTTCTTTTTAGGTTTTGGCGTTGGTAGTTCATCATACATCACATTAAATAACCCCGTCAGAAAATCTTTATTATCAATTTCTTCCACCAATAACATTTCTTTGGCATTTTCGTATGGAATTTCATAAGTAACTGTTGGCATATAAGAAATTGCAGACTTTGTTGGTTTTACCAGTAACCTATCATCATATATACCGCCAACGATTTTTCCACGATAATAGATAATAAATTCTCCCATCATTGCACGATATGTTATTTCTTGTAGTCTTTATATTTTTGATTAGCTCCCAATAGTAGTGTGTCAATTGCTTCGGATAATTCTTTT from the Blautia wexlerae DSM 19850 genome contains:
- a CDS encoding DUF3781 domain-containing protein translates to MANELLENLDRLQTTELGVIRIKKNLSLNVENVIEWCKEKISLSNAKIIRKGKNWYITIDNCIITVNAYSYTVITAHKVK
- a CDS encoding GyrI-like domain-containing protein; this encodes MMNFSIKELNAFAVIGQEVELTNYQKKNIQISTQFWRKFNSSLKKSYLSQSGNWVKYAFMERRNGKLYYFCSIPKRTILPDNFLYKEIPSYKYLVVEHIGAMGKIYETYRKIYQEIIPNTPYTPIKNIILHFEKYDYRFHWNRDNSVIEIWIPIQD
- a CDS encoding competence protein TfoX, whose translation is MTYRAMMGEFIIYYRGKIVGGIYDDRLLVKPTKSAISYMPTVTYEIPYENAKEMLLVEEIDNKDFLTGLFNVMYDELPTPKPKKKK